From the genome of Gemmatimonadota bacterium, one region includes:
- a CDS encoding F0F1 ATP synthase subunit delta: MRETTIARNYAEALLALARKANALDGWGSMMSAVSDAVTGDARLTNFLAAPQVSADAKIAVIQKAFGPVLPRPLVLFLVKLVQNRRQMLIPEISVEYANLVDETEGRVHAQVTLARDASEADRAAIAKQLTTRLGKTVVPHVHVNPAILGGIIVKVGDTVMDGSVRKRLGILRSRLTPGLR, translated from the coding sequence ATGCGCGAGACCACCATCGCGCGCAACTACGCGGAGGCGCTGCTCGCGCTCGCCCGCAAGGCGAACGCACTCGATGGGTGGGGATCGATGATGTCGGCGGTGTCCGATGCGGTCACCGGCGACGCGCGCCTCACCAACTTCCTCGCGGCGCCGCAGGTCTCGGCCGACGCGAAGATCGCCGTCATCCAGAAGGCCTTCGGCCCGGTCCTCCCGCGCCCGCTCGTGCTCTTCCTGGTCAAGCTCGTCCAGAACCGCCGCCAGATGCTCATTCCCGAGATCTCGGTGGAGTACGCCAACCTGGTCGACGAGACCGAAGGGCGGGTGCACGCGCAGGTCACGCTGGCACGCGACGCGTCCGAGGCTGACCGCGCCGCAATCGCCAAGCAGCTCACCACGCGCCTGGGCAAGACGGTCGTCCCGCACGTGCACGTGAACCCGGCCATCCTCGGCGGGATCATCGTGAAGGTTGGCGACACGGTCATGGACGGCTCGGTGCGCAAGCGCCTGGGCATCCTCCGGTCGCGGCTCACCCCCGGGCTTCGTTAG
- the atpF gene encoding F0F1 ATP synthase subunit B yields MRTPLSTALILLATPATAFAAEEGGKVNLLSPNGGLMFWTLLIFIVLLVVLSRYAFKPLVAAVEAREAALESAITKAQQDRDAAAKLLAEQQAQLDAARAEAQKFIADGRATSEKLKASMLEETRAQQQELLERAKRDIENEKLRAIGDLRREAVDLALAGASKLIAKNLDDAGNRKLVEDFLASIPAAGTR; encoded by the coding sequence ATGCGTACTCCACTCAGCACTGCGCTCATCCTGCTCGCCACGCCGGCCACGGCGTTCGCCGCTGAAGAAGGCGGGAAGGTGAACCTCCTCTCGCCCAACGGCGGGTTGATGTTCTGGACGCTGCTCATCTTCATCGTCCTGCTCGTCGTCCTCTCGCGCTACGCCTTCAAGCCGCTCGTCGCGGCGGTGGAAGCGCGCGAAGCGGCGCTCGAATCGGCGATCACGAAGGCGCAGCAGGATCGTGACGCCGCGGCCAAGCTCCTCGCCGAGCAGCAGGCGCAGCTCGACGCGGCGCGCGCCGAGGCGCAGAAGTTCATTGCCGACGGCCGCGCGACCTCCGAGAAGCTCAAGGCGTCGATGCTCGAGGAGACCCGCGCCCAGCAGCAGGAGCTGCTCGAGCGCGCCAAGCGCGACATCGAGAACGAGAAGCTGCGCGCGATCGGCGACCTGCGGCGCGAAGCGGTCGACCTCGCCCTCGCCGGCGCGAGCAAGCTGATCGCCAAGAACCTCGACGACGCCGGCAATCGCAAGTTGGTCGAGGACTTCCTCGCCAGCATCCCCGCCGCGGGGACCCGCTAA
- the atpE gene encoding ATP synthase F0 subunit C, with translation MIEVFPLLQAAAEATSNNQGLSLIGAGLGAGLAVIGAGIGIGNIGAHAVEGMARQPEAAGRIQTAALILAALIEGAALFGVVVAFQIQGKF, from the coding sequence ATGATCGAAGTGTTCCCGCTCCTCCAGGCGGCCGCTGAGGCCACCAGCAACAATCAGGGTCTCTCCCTCATCGGCGCCGGTCTCGGCGCCGGCCTCGCCGTCATCGGCGCGGGCATCGGCATCGGCAACATCGGTGCGCATGCCGTCGAGGGGATGGCGCGTCAGCCCGAAGCGGCCGGCCGCATCCAGACCGCGGCGCTCATCCTGGCCGCCCTCATCGAAGGCGCCGCGCTGTTCGGCGTCGTCGTCGCGTTCCAGATCCAGGGCAAGTTCTAG
- the atpB gene encoding F0F1 ATP synthase subunit A, producing the protein MSALRSLLLASALFAAPVSAQESHAPAAAAAEKVDIITPHITDSYHMELPSIFPPFYKEICIGRHEGEHGCAPLWEPVHLGGMEVNLSPTKHVVMMLIAALLVSVILIGTARAHARHHHEVGRPKGFAAGLEAMVLYMRNEVILPNVGHHGNGFVPYLLTIFFFILTANLLGLVPYGSTATGNIAVTATLAIMTFIVVEVAGMRAQGIHYLSTIFYWNTELPIYMRIPMFLIMSPVEMIGKLTKPFALAIRLFANMTAGHIVVLALIGLIFTFAGPVSAAPFLMAVAIMMLELFVAFLQAFIFTLLASVFIGQIREAHH; encoded by the coding sequence ATGAGCGCGCTCCGTTCGCTCCTGCTGGCCTCTGCGCTGTTTGCCGCCCCCGTGTCCGCGCAGGAGTCCCATGCGCCGGCTGCGGCCGCGGCCGAGAAGGTCGACATCATCACGCCGCACATCACGGACTCCTATCACATGGAGCTTCCGTCGATCTTTCCGCCGTTCTACAAGGAAATCTGCATCGGCCGCCACGAGGGCGAGCACGGCTGCGCCCCGCTGTGGGAGCCGGTGCACCTCGGGGGGATGGAGGTCAACCTCTCCCCCACCAAGCACGTGGTGATGATGCTCATCGCCGCCCTGCTGGTGTCGGTCATCCTCATCGGGACGGCGCGGGCCCACGCCCGCCACCATCACGAGGTCGGGCGCCCCAAGGGGTTCGCCGCCGGCCTCGAGGCGATGGTCCTCTACATGCGCAACGAAGTCATCCTGCCTAACGTGGGCCACCACGGCAACGGCTTCGTCCCGTACCTCCTCACGATCTTCTTCTTCATCCTCACCGCCAACCTGCTCGGCCTCGTCCCCTACGGGTCGACGGCGACGGGGAACATCGCGGTCACGGCGACGCTCGCCATCATGACGTTCATCGTCGTGGAAGTGGCGGGGATGCGCGCCCAGGGGATTCACTACCTCTCGACCATCTTCTACTGGAACACCGAGCTTCCGATCTACATGCGGATCCCGATGTTCCTGATCATGTCGCCGGTCGAAATGATCGGAAAGCTGACGAAGCCGTTCGCGCTGGCGATCCGTCTCTTCGCCAACATGACCGCGGGACACATCGTCGTCCTCGCGCTCATCGGCCTGATCTTCACCTTTGCCGGTCCGGTCTCGGCGGCTCCCTTCCTGATGGCGGTCGCCATCATGATGCTCGAGCTGTTCGTCGCCTTCCTGCAGGCATTCATCTTCACCTTGCTGGCCTCGGTCTTCATCGGCCAGATCCGCGAGGCGCACCACTAA
- a CDS encoding AtpZ/AtpI family protein → MSGDPQKPNGGRLDDSADARLARSAAKYGGVGLQFAASILLFLYAGQWVDRRFGTKPWGILIGVFVGAGAAFYSMYRRLMADLRREEEAHRQ, encoded by the coding sequence ATGTCCGGGGATCCACAGAAGCCGAATGGCGGGCGGTTGGACGATTCGGCCGATGCCCGGTTGGCTCGGTCGGCCGCGAAGTATGGCGGGGTCGGCCTGCAGTTCGCGGCATCCATCCTCCTCTTCCTGTACGCGGGTCAGTGGGTCGACCGGCGGTTCGGGACGAAGCCGTGGGGGATCCTCATCGGTGTGTTCGTCGGGGCAGGGGCGGCGTTCTACAGCATGTATCGCCGGCTCATGGCCGACTTGCGTCGCGAGGAGGAAGCACACCGCCAGTGA